From Enoplosus armatus isolate fEnoArm2 chromosome 23, fEnoArm2.hap1, whole genome shotgun sequence:
CAGGGCTTTATTATTAAGTTGTGGTGGTAGTACTGACTTCTTATCACTCACTGGTCACGTCATATAaccaccaaacacaaactgacctCACATCAGCGTTATGAGTACAAACCAGCAGCCTTTGTGTGCATGGTTTATGTGTGAAGACAGcgtgaataaaatgtttcacagaGGGAGGGTGAACAAAGCTGACACATTAATTTTGATCTTCAGTGACATGTTTACAGTATAATCTCTTGTTCATGCTCATAACACGTTGTCAAAAGGACCTGTACTGCCTTGTCAAGGGTGACTGTTTGCAAAGCTCGACCTACTTCAGGGCCCTATGAAATCAGCTTTTAATTTCCTTGTTTTTAAGTTGTTTGTCCAAAGAGTGCTTACTTAAACATGCACTGTGATCTAGTTTTTATGTAACAGTCTTGTATTTTCTAGGcatctaaaaatattttttaacttttaaattttAACCTAGCACTTTGGCAATTATCTTTTACAtgggaaaacatattttctgtaatCTGAGACAGTAAAATATTTACTTGCTCATGTGTAAATGACTAAAGACTAAAAACAAGTACTCAGGGCTGGAATTTAATCGTTTAATTTAAGCCATAATATTTCAGAAACTAAAAAGAAGTCAGCTTCACTGAAAGGCAAATGTAAGACTAACACCCTTAACTTTTTACACGCACTAGCATTCACATACATAAGCACAGCACTATGTGTACTGTTTGTGTCAAAGTACGTCAATATCAAGTGCATTAGTTTCATCAGAAATTTCATCAATCTCAAAACCAAACTTAtcctgtgaaaaatgaaaaccaagATTTCGTGATAACTATATTTTCAGTACTGCAGAAATCACAAGGCCCTACTGTCACCCTCCATTATTACTACGACACTAAAACCCCAGCTCCGCTTTTAGACCCGCCTCCTTCGCTGTCCCTGGAAGATGCCGACTGGCCTTGTGCCTCTCCTTCACCTTCTCCCATCAACCGGATGTTGTAGCGTTCCCTGTACTCTGTGAGCTCCCTTCCTTTCGACTGCATCTGCGTGTTGATGGACTCGATTATTTTGGATATCTGTAGGGGGGGGAGGGAAGAGAGTGAGACCTTTTCCACTAAATGACATTTTAGATTTGTGCCTGAAGTTGTCTTCTGACttgttttaaattatgttaaaattacattttatatttattgttctgttttcagGTTTGCTAATACATTTCaccagtgacattttaaaataatgtactaatacattttcttttctcatcaaTCACCTGTTCTTTGTTGGTTTCCAAGGCTGGTAGCACTTCTTTTACCGTCCGCTCCGCCAACACTCCTCCTACTAGACGAAAGCATTTCCTCGAAGGGTCCACATCCTTCAGGGTGTCAATTACTAagctggatgaaaaaaaagtaatgttaaaaaccaaaacatgacCCCATCTAGACACTTAAAAGATCCACTAAGCTGGTCCATTTTCTGGTCTGGTTACTAACTGCTACAGACCTGTGCTCGTTGATCTCCATCTCCAACTCTGCAGCTTTAGAAGCCATGCTGCGCTGCTCCTGACGCATCCTCTGAAATGTTGCCACCACCTGTCACGCAACAATACAGGAACAAATACTTGTGTcatatatattaatacatatATTACCAAttcttaaatatatttttaactcttacttttcacttaaatattgtaaatgtgtatatttttatattttgtacatacttttatttctaaatttatgctgctttctaatcttgaatgggagcaccactactgtaaaatttccccctggggatcaataaagtatttctgattctaattctgatATGTAAAACACGTGATTTTTACAACTTCACAAAAACTGAAGCGCTTGCTCTTCATTGTGTATGTTTATAAATCAAGTACTTTGGATTTTTGGCTGTTGATCAGACTAATTAACTCTGCACTGTCAGATGGGGTTACAAATTTAGATTTTGCACTGACTGAGTTCCTTTAAACAAAGTACTATTTTGAGatacttttacatttcttgAGTATTTCATCAGGATGGAATACTTTTCCTCTACTTTATGTCACTATAAATGTAATATGTTCGCATTACTGTAGGAAACTGTGATGgccattttcagtattttctgacatttaattgattaatcaataaaataatcgGCAGACTAATAAAAGAAAACTTAGATAACTTAAGAGTATATTTTACTGATAAGTCTGTAGTTATtcaaaagtaacattttgaatacagAATTGTTTAACTACATAGTGGTgctactacttttacttaagattaGGATCTGAAAACCTTTGAGATTTAGTGTACCTTGACGTTAGTGAAATAGGGTTGGGTGGTCTTCAGTGACAAAAATAGCTTCTCCTAGTGTCTTAAAGTGGGCAAGACCTATTCATCATAGCACACCATTCCATTGGACGAGTATGCTAATTTAATGTACCTAAACCTTATTAAACTGTTTGTTTAGACGCCCAAGCCAGTGACAAACTCTTCATAAACGCAAATAATATTTATGGCTTCACTCTGTTGTAACGTTTTGTGGTGAGAAAGCAGAACGATACCCGGATAATGGCGATGgggaagctaacgttagcctcgGCTAGCTGGGAGCCAGTTTGCGGCTTTAGCTACACCTGACACTACTGAGTAACAAGGACGATGAGTGTACCGACTAAAGCAGCctgaggtggaggtgagggTACCTGTTCGGCTGACGGGCCGGACTGTTTTCCACCGGCGCTGCTGCTGGATTTGCTACCCGTGCTGCTACTGTTGGCTGCCATCTTGGAAGGGTGTTGCTGAGAAGGACCTCAGGCCCGATGTGTAGAGCTGGTTCACATGAGTGCCTGTGTGGAAATGCAGTCCAGTTTGGAAGGatggttttttgttgttgttgttgttttccttaaAGAAAAACTTAAATGACAGCACATATTCTTAATTCTGTATGGAATATTTTACGCAAAGACAAACAAATTGACAGCCATTTTGATAATTATGAACGTCATGTTTTGACCTGATTGTTCATAGTAACCTGCCAGTTCTTCCAAGCTCAGTTGACAAAGCATTTGCAGCCAATAGATACATCACAatttagaaaatgtattataGAAACAATATTCACCATattcagcagcaccacaaactgcagtctCCAAAATGACCACTGACTGAGCTGAATCAGCACCTCTCTCTGgtgaaaaacagaatatataaCACGTTCATTTTCCACGACTACATACAAATGTGCTGGTTTTTATGatatgttttgtcattttggcaAATCTATATCAATAAAAGTAGATTTTATCACAGAAAACCTACGTTTAAATTGTTATTGTACTCTTAATGCATATTGTTCAAGATAATCATATGAACGGCTgaacattttgctttaatttaTGTATTAATTTCACTATTTGATATGAACCCTTAGTGTCttgttactttttttctttgttactatatatgtatatattttgttaataaaaGTCAGTCTCACTCAACACTCTGTCAATACACATTGACAGGCAAAGACAAATACTctccagcaggtggaggtgCTGTGCCTCAATACTGGTTTCTACCTTCTGATAaacatcagagaagaagaaagaagtcCGGCAGATCCTTCTGCTGTACTACAAACTGGCCTAAGTGGACTAAACAGGGAAGGTGACGCGTTGTCTGGGTCACTCGGACCAATGTTCACAGCCAGGTGCATTTTGGGAACATCTGCAAAGTATTTGGCCTCTCTCTCAGCTTGGAGACGACAGATCAGCCTGCAAAACAGGTATGTTTACTATTCAGACAAGTGAATACATTGTTTTGATACCTGACAGCTAGCCTATGATAAAGACTACATTTGGATTGTGTTATTGAAATGATTTTGGACAGTAAAGTTGATATCTTCAAACATAAATGACTCAGAGCATGAAGACTTGAACTGAAAATAGAGACTGACTTGTTGGATAgagtttttatttcagatattgcatttaaatgagatctatttgaatgttttcataTCCTAGTAATATGTAACAGAATAACTAGTTCAGTTAATGATCCACAACCATGGTTGGTCTTTGCCTGGCATTCAGCTTCTGTGCGCTGGATATAATAACAACCTCTTCTCCGTGCAGGATGTCGACTTCACCTCACCCAGTGGCTGCAGTGTGTCAGGTGACAGCCACCCCGGACAAAGATGCCAACTTCTCTGCCTGTAAGCAGCTGGTAGAGGAAGCCAAGGAGCGAGGGGCCGGCATGGTCTTCCTGCCTGAGGGCTTCGACTACATTGGGTCCAGTCGAGAGGAGACGCTGTCACTGTGTGAGAGCCTGACAGGAGACACAATCTCTAAATACACTCAGCTGGCCAGGTagacaaactgttttttatttcttttccaagAAACATTGACATAGGTTCCACtttttggctttgttttatgtgttttggtGCTTTTAACTCTGCCTTCCCACACTGGCAGGAAAGTGTACTGCTGGAAGATCTTGCACACATCCTGGCTCTGTTTGTacatgagattaaaaaaaagcctaTGACCGAGTAAAAGAAGGAGACCTTGTGTGCCGTAGTAATAAGAGCTAGGGAACCAACCTGGGTTCACTAAGTTTATTGTGACAtagtgtaaatatgtgtgtaagATTGGTTGGTTAAGCCCTGAATCTATCAGCTGGCAGCTACTTTTACAGGATGACTGCTCCGGCTTTTATACTCTATACTTTATTAAGTTAAATCCAGTAACTATTGTCTCATGTGAGGCAGATATGAATAATTGGCACTTGTTTAGGATTTCTACGGGTATTTtaacctcttcttcttccaggaAGTTGGAAGTGTGGCTGTCTCTTGGAGGATTTCATGAACGAGGACATGACTGGGAGTCTGACAGACGAATCTACAACAGTCACATCATAATTAATGATAAAGGTATTTTCCTTTGAACAGTCTCTCTTTACATTCTGTCttgtacacacagaaacactttcaTTAAAAGAGTTattaaatgctttttaagaCCCATAGTCGATGTTTTCCACACATATATACTCACACATTGTCATTACACCCACAGGTGACATCATTTCAGTCTACAGGAAGTCCCATTTGTTTGATGTAGAACTGCCAGAAAAAGGCGTATCCCTTAAAGAAAGTGCCTTTACCATCCCTGGACCCTCCCTCGTCTCTCCAGTCCAAACTCCCATCGGCAAGGTGTCATTTTATGagataatcatcatcatcaccaagtATATCTGTAAATGCACATGAATTCTCGTTGTGTAAGATACAGTaggagatttgtttttgatttagagaaacaaaaaggcaaaatgtgtgtttgttttgaccatGTTTATATCGTTACCACAGGTTGGCTTGGGCATCTGCTATGATCTGAGATTCCCCGAGTTGTCCCAGGCTCTGCAAAGGCACGGAGCTGAGATTCTGACATACCCATCAGCCTTCACTGTAGCAACAGGAGCTGCTCACTGGGAGGTGGGATGAGTCATGATAAGACAACAGTCTGCTTGTTTGATTACTCAGGCTAGTCATGAAAGGATAACTGTAAGATATAAAACCAAGCAAACACAAACTTAAAAATGTTCCTTATTTATTCCCAGGTGTTACTCCGTGCGCGGGCAATTGAGACCCAGTGTTTCGTCCTGGCGGCGGCGCAGGTCGGCCAGCACCATGAGAAGCGCTCGTCGTACGGCCACGCCCTGGCGGTGGACCCCTGGGGTGAGATGCTGGGCGACTGCGGAGGGGAGAGGCCAGGCATGGTCCTGGTGGAGATCGACCTGGGGAAGGTCAGCAGAACCAGGACGAACATGCCAGTTCAACAGCACCGCAGAGACACTGGTTTCTATCACAGTCTGGAGAAGACTTGACTACAAGAGAAAGTCTGTGTCACTCAAAGGACAGGCTGAATAGAGTCTGAATACAGACAACAATCTAAACAGGATGTTGTCTTTTGGTAATAGCTTACAGGTTGTTTAAGTGTCTGTCACACTCCATCGTGAGCACTTCAAGTTGTTTGATTACAGAAAGATCAAAAGAGAAATAATGTTGTTTGATCAGAAACAGCAGGATTGGACAATAGAAACATTAGTTGACTTGTCTATTCCATTTTGTCTGTTCCGATAAAAGAAGATCGGCTCAGGCCAAATGAGTCTATAAATGATATTACCAGTACTGGTCAATAGATGGTGCTCTTGGGTCGAAACAATATAAGAAACAGGAGCAAATGGCAAAAGCTTACAGTAAGACATGCATGCTCTAGTTAAATTACTGATATGTATTGATCTGTGGTTCTGGATGAATATGTACAAATTCAACTGTAATTTTTCTGTGATTAAATACTGTTGTGCTGAAGGATTATACACTCAAGCATCTGAAAAACGTTGTCTTCACTTGTTTCCAGTACAAATAAACAGTTCACTTTCCTTCTCTTGCTTTACGGTAACACATCGCTGCCTCTGAGGTGCAGAATGATGATATcagatgatgaatgaaaatgaagaaatgtttaaTCTCTTCACTGGGGCCCAGaaacaagtcaagtcatctcTCTATGTTGCctaaaatcacacattttacaatCAGACCTAGATTTTTTTATTAAGTAATAGAAGGACAATATTaggtaaaaaataatttaaagtaaaTTATGAACACctacaatataaaacacatttatccaTACTCTGACATCTGAAAGAGAAGGTTTCAGTTTGAGGTTGGTACTTAAGTACTCTTTTACTTAAGGAACTatcacagtgtagaaatactctgctacaagtaaaagtcctgcattcaaaaagtAAACGTATTAGCATCTAAATACACCCAAAATAAAAGTgatcattatgcagaatggcccatttcagaatcatatatattatattttttataattagTGATGTTTAATGTTGCGACTGGCAAAGGTGGGGCTAATTGTAATGTCTTtgtatactgctgggtagcttaacttataataatacatcataatttattagttgatctatattttgtattaataatctaagTCTGTAAAGtctatttaaatataaatatttaaatttctttaaatatttgcctctgagttgtagtggagtagaagtataaagtaccataaaaaaagaaatacctcaaaatggtacttaagtacaatacttgagtaaatgtacttagttactttccaccactggcatCCAACAGTCCAAgacccaaaatattcagtttacaatattATACTtgtcacatctgagaagctgtaaccacTGTTCTGCATTTCTCGATTGATAAAtgaattaatcgattatcaaaaatgttcaactaatcaattaatcaaccaCTTGTTTCCACGCTACACAGGACCATGCAGTAGCACAGGTTGTCATTTCTACTTCGTGACTCCGTTATGTTTCATCCCAGCGAGTTTGATCGCAGTGACTGGatgaattattgattattattgatCAGATTCTCTTCTCCTGCCTGCTTTACTATCACAGGGACTGCGGGTGGGAgccgccgctgccgctgctgctgctgggatgtgaaacaggaagtgaacgtCACTGACACAGGAATGggactgaaaaaagaaaacaccatcATGATGAGGAGAATGTCAAATCCACTCGTgtaggaaataaaaaaatatcctCGTTTCAACTCAGGAAAAGGATGAATCGTCGTGTCCGAGCTGGATTTGAGGCATCAGGAAGGTACGTGACCCTCCTTCTTATATTAACGGTTATAACGTTTAGCTTAGTGTGGGTTAGAGGatagatatatgtgtgtgttaaaacatCCGAGGCCATACATCCATCCTCCTATCGCTGCCAAATTTAGAGAGCTCACACAGGTTGATTTCACATCCTTCTCGCAGCCGAACAGGTGCTAGCTTGTTTCCTAGCTAGCTTGGAGGCTAGCTTGTCGAAGCCGTGCAGTTTATGTGGACTCAATAGAAATTCGGTAGCTTTTGTACACGTCTGAATGTATTTTGTGGTTTATTTGACGCTTTGGTGGACTCCAGCAAAGGGTAACTGAAGCTGCACCATCCACCAAACGGCTGCACGCAAAGAGTCCCCTCTTTATGTGCCTTTTTTCTGGACATTTTCACCATGTAATGCAGATGTAACGTTAGTGCATGCATGGCTAACTGCTGGAAAGGACTGACTGTGAGACTTCATTGCCATGCTGGCTGTGTCATGGTTGCTCTTTAACATTAGCACTGAAAATCAAATCAGTCATTGTGCTTGTGAAGGCTACGTGTCCTTTTGCCTACAAATTCATCCtcttaaaaacaagttttttcCTAATTTAATCAGCACAACCTATAACTAAATGTACAGGGTGTAACTTGATGTCAAAGCAGTGTAACTTATTGTCAAAGCAGTGTAAGAAGTTGGGCTGgataaaacattcatatttacagtggTATTTTTTGTAATATTGAGGTTTGATTGAGTAAAACAACACTACACATAGTTAATATGTTTTCCCCAGGCTGAGTTTTAATAAACTTATGAATACCAGCTGAAACTGACACAAAATGGCTGTCCATTATCATATAGTGCGTTGACATTTACTATAGAGGCTGGTATAATTAGTTGAtaacagaaaattaataatGACTTAATTTGAAAATTGATTAAAGTCATCTTTGAGGCAAAAATAAACTGGTTACAGTCTCTTAAaggtgaatatttgctggttttcttagtctGCTATGGTAGTAACCTGAATATCTCCTGGTTCTGGACCTTTTCTTGGGTAAATGTCAACTAATATAAAATCCATAAATTGTAATGggtgtttttcaccattttcaaacattttatagaccagaTGATGAATCGATTAAATGAGAATTTATTTGTAGAAGGACAAGTATATAGCATGAACCACAGCCATATACTAGAGCATTTATAACCTAAGCAAATTAGCAATGCCCATCCCCAGACCTGCAAAATACTTAtaagattaatcaataataaaagcCCTAATATTTTTCAGATATTGactttttgttgtatttaataAAACTACATATAGTTATTAAGTTACTTTGGCTTAGGTCTGTTAATGACTTCCCATCATCATGTAGTCTGTTGACattaactgattatttttttcCGGCTCTACACATATATGACGATTGATGTAGACAGTAGAGCTGCAGCAAATGActgttttcatcattgattaataAAACTCCTAAGATATTCAATTCATAATATATAAACCAGAGAAAGGAAGCAAATACTtaattttagaagctggaaccggcaaatgtttgtaatttttgcttgtgtatgtatgttaatTTTTTGTTGATTGGCTAATAATTTCAGCACTAGCAGACAGCATTGTCAaaaatataacgtgttaatgtTAAACATAAGCTCAAGTTAATGTTTCCCTGCTGTCACCTTTTCACTCTTCAGGTATTCAGTcgtatatttattatttatgattagCCGGCTGTCCTCTTGTCCGAGTCTGTGACCAAAGGCACTGCAACGCTCCTTATTTGATTTGCTATTGCTGTTGGTTTAATCAGCGCTCCTGATTGTGTTATGTCTGTCTGGAGTGTTTGTCTTCATTCTGTTAAGCATGACCTTAGAGTTTCATTCACAGCCAGACAGTCGTGACGTCTCATTGAAGTGTTTATTTCCCTCCACTCGTATCACATATGGCCCTGTCTGTAAGATCACCTACAGTTTTCTTGTTACGTTGTTCATCTGAAAGTAGAAGGTCAGATGTTTTTGAATCTTGCTAAATCTTGACTTTCACTTCCTTATATGTCTCGGATGAAAACATCAGCTGGGACTTTACATCTCCAGAATGAGATTTCTGTTGGAAATTGGATATTATTCACTAGTCTGGTAGATTTGAATAAGACTCCTTCTTTTAAATTCTAGGATGCATCCACAGCTGTCTCCCAAGTAATACTATTCTCAGACTCGCGTAGGCTGGATGAAATTGATAGCTGACAAAGCCTCattgataacacacacacacacactgaatgataTCTTTGAATGGCTGCTTCTCTTTGACTTTCGCtgcaggccagatgagatatgtattATTCATCTTTCAGcattcattttgtaaaagtAGAAATTGTGTCTGTCTTCAGCATCATATTATTGACTGATATTGTAATTTACATGATGTGGATTCATGCAATAATTTCACTGGTAATTAAGCTTTTAGCTTTTGTGATAAATTGATTAATCTTGAAGTCTTGTAATACTTTGTTTGCAAAGTTTTGTctgaagacacagagacaagcAAGCTGATCTAAAaccagctctgtatttttatttgataatgaTCCAGAATGATCAGTTGTCCAGAGTCTGACTGACACGGGATTTTGGAAGTTAAGTTTTTACATAAGTCCCTTAAATGTGGTTATTAAGGAAAAAATAGGCTAGTAGTCCAGTATGTAGTATTATTGATGAATGATTATCAACATTatcaagataaaataaataattttaagAAGTCACTCTGGGCTCTGgacatttgaatttaaaattttGTTATCTAATAGACTAAATGATTtaatgaaaagataaaaagatcAATTCACTGAAAGCTGTAATTAAAACTTTAGTATCTGACATTAAGTGTGAAGAGAGAGTTCTCCGTTTTATTTGTGGCATCTGCGTATTTTCCTATAAGTGCGTGTGTTattttcctccatcactgcaTCTGCATAGGTTCAGCAGTTAGTCAGCGTCAGTGTTACAGTCTTTGTCGTTGTCCTGTGATTGGCTCCATGTTGTTGAGGTGAAAGCTCCCTGTTGTGTTGGAGCTGCTGTACGGTGGATGTTTTGCTACAAAGCGATCCATATATCGACGGCctgctgccttttttctttGAAGGATGTGTGTCAACTTATTGTGGCCCTGTCTATGGAGGAGGTGTGAGCCCGTCGGTTAGACGGAGGGCAAAACGCTGACTCACATCCCAGCAACAGTCGCCTGGGCAACACCTCCATAGTGACCAGCCGCAGGAAGATAAGGCCCTTCGCTCCTCAACTAGTTGGGTAACATCAGCAGACCCTACAACATTTTGTTCCCTCGCTGCTGTTATCGAccgcctcacacacacacacacacacacacacacacacacacacacacacacacacacacacacacacacacacacacacactcctccttctccttatCTTATTCTCAAACGGCGAAATGAAACCTGACTCGTTGCTTCTCAATAATCAACACACTCTAGTCTCCCTGGCATAATTACTGTTTTGATTATCGTTGCAAAGAACGAGGGGAAACATGAACAAGTATACAGCAGACTGTCATAATTATAGCTGTCAAATgtcacctgcagagagacacaggaggAAAGATGACAAGTCTAATTAAAGCAGACCGCCGTTAAGAGGCTCAGCAGCTCATTTGATATCAGAACTGTGTCTGAAAAGATAATTGCTCACctcttaacatttgttttatacTCTCACGCTCATTTCAATGCTACATGAATCAGCGTGTGTTATTCTTTAAATCTCAGAACTGCCACAAATGCTTAACAAAAATAGTCAAAAAAGAGGTTTGCTTGCTCGGGACCAAACTGTGACGATTCTGCAGAGTAACTAAGGTCAAAGAGCAAAACATATCACGAGCTCGACATTGACTCTGCAAACAAGCTGAATTGAATTTCCTGGCCCCACTGATTTGATATAGCTCAAAGGAAAGTCCTGTCTCATGGTGAATCAGAGAGACTGTTGGCGCAGGGAAagtttctctttcctctttgccTCACATTATAGGGTTTGTGCCAGAGAGGATTAGTGGTCTTCAGTTTCACTGTTGGCGTTTGCAGAAGGCTTTTGTTCATGATAGCTTGTGCTGTGATGTGGTATTACTATCATAACAAAGCGTCTAGGTTCATTTGTAAGAGGTGAGTGACTTTCACCGCAACGCCCCACATCTAAAGGGAAAGGGTCGCcatttttttatatgaaataaaCCTGAACTTTCTGTATTCTCTGGATAAAAGGATCATTTTGTTTCAACAGCACTTTTCACATTTGTAGAGAAACCCACTTCCTAAATCAATCGAGCTGACtccaacttttctttttcttcatttccttttctgaatgtcactttttttaaagtctgcagcacactgcaggaaacgaaaaatcaagacaaaaaaaatcagggtCAAGTAGCAAAAGGAGCTTCGAAATCTATTAGGTCTTTTTTCACAGATATAAATGAATATGGAGTCGCCTATCAGACTGTAAAGGATTAGCGCCGGGGCACATTAAATGAGAAATATCTTTCTCCTGAACTCTCTTCCTCTATTTCTTCCTTGCTTTGTGACTCTTCATGCCTTGAGGCCGATATCCCCATAAATATCTTCAGGTTATCTTTAATTTTCAGGAGTCATTGGTCTGTCATTGTGCTCGGCCTGGTGGGGATCATTTTAGGCAACGGTCTCTTCCGCGGTTACGTATTCTGGTGTAGTTCCCACCATTACCACAGGGGGG
This genomic window contains:
- the pfdn2 gene encoding prefoldin subunit 2: MAANSSSTGSKSSSSAGGKQSGPSAEQVVATFQRMRQEQRSMASKAAELEMEINEHSLVIDTLKDVDPSRKCFRLVGGVLAERTVKEVLPALETNKEQISKIIESINTQMQSKGRELTEYRERYNIRLMGEGEGEAQGQSASSRDSEGGGSKSGAGVLVS
- the nit1 gene encoding deaminated glutathione amidase, which codes for MFTARCILGTSAKYLASLSAWRRQISLQNRMSTSPHPVAAVCQVTATPDKDANFSACKQLVEEAKERGAGMVFLPEGFDYIGSSREETLSLCESLTGDTISKYTQLARKLEVWLSLGGFHERGHDWESDRRIYNSHIIINDKGDIISVYRKSHLFDVELPEKGVSLKESAFTIPGPSLVSPVQTPIGKVGLGICYDLRFPELSQALQRHGAEILTYPSAFTVATGAAHWEVLLRARAIETQCFVLAAAQVGQHHEKRSSYGHALAVDPWGEMLGDCGGERPGMVLVEIDLGKVSRTRTNMPVQQHRRDTGFYHSLEKT